From Lucilia cuprina isolate Lc7/37 chromosome 4, ASM2204524v1, whole genome shotgun sequence:
caataaattttatttatatgcaagATCTTAACAAACACAGCTTCCTCAAATAGGaaacaataaatttcattaatatttttagtaccatttatacagtgaatcaatcaAGTAATTTGGTATGTAAAATTTTCTGGAAttctaaaaatgcaaaataatttattgtcctgcaaattctgatgaaaagtaataaaatgcaacaacaaatgtaccaacatttttatataaatcctgTCTGTTTTGTAAACCGAATCCGAGTAAATTTCTCGTTTAAAAAcgaattcttatattttttttttcgttttcaaacCAAGTACACCAATCTAGTGGAAAgtagttagttaatttgaaaggaggatgtacatatatacatcaaatccgaagaaatacacctagacctctatcgggcctgttgtgtgctccTTAGCCAGTCGATTTACAGAACAGACATGAATATTTTTCACggtttttccatttttaattagaaaacataaatttagtttttatctgTCTAATCGaagtttatttatgaacaaaaaactaaattctcttaaaaaaaagagaggcaaaaaacttagttgattcactgtatgtttaaatttttaaattaagatttttttctttttatttcattctacCCGCAATTTGTTTAGCTTTTCAAATTGCTAGAAGAAATGTTAGATATTCAAACTGAAATTGTAAAGTGAAAGTACTAGAAGAATGAAAATCatagtaattaataaaaaatttcaataaaacattgaaatatttgaGAACTTTTAGTAACGGTTACTCATGTGACACATTTCGCCACAtaataatagtatttttattatattacaatAGAAATTCGTTCTTCtataaatgttagaaaaaagcaagtaaaatataaattacaatttaaatatctttatgcagacaataaatttgtaatttatatagccaaaatatataaaaaaataataaactattaataaaaaaataaacataaataccttataagagttttattttcatttcataacTGTAACTAATAATCGGCCTTTGCTGTCCAGGAAGATTTGGTGGCAGGCATTTCCTTATCACAGTTATTGCGTAAAAATCTTAGACCAGCTTCTATAGATTTTTCCAGTTCATAAGATGTTTTGGGTTTTTTATTGTGTGAGGGTAAGGGGAAATCTTCCAGATTTGAGGGTGGAGGTATACATACACCCGTTTTGGAGGTGCTTGGGCTGTCTTCTTCTAGTGTTTGTGTTGTTTCAGCATAACTAcgtcttttaaatgttttagatttctttgaactttgatatttagaAAAACCACTATCAATTTCTGGAGGTGGTACATTATTGTAGTTTGTGTTTGGATATAGGTTTGATGATGAACTCTTGAAATTTGTACGTTTTAAAGGTTTATCCTGTGTTGTATTTGTGGCTGTTGGTGGTGGTGCAAATTCATTTATACGTTCATTACGTTTATATTCATTCCATTGTTCTTGGGTCATTGGTTCTTTTTCGGGCTTATATTGCCAATCTTCTTCTGTCTCCTGTGTATTGTTGGCATTTTGTAGCGCTACTCCTTCTTTTTCTTTGTCCCAAGGTCTTATATGATTCTGACGTTCTCTTTCGCGTTCCTCTTcttctttaagttttttcctTTCAAGTTTTTCAGCTTTCTTGCGTGCTTTACGTTCTTCTTTGGTTTCTGCGGGCTTATCTTctgaattttctttcttttcatttaCTTCGACCTTTTCCAACGGTGGCAAACCTAATCTGGCTCTTTGCCTATTTTTAGCTGCCAACACTCTTTCCGCTATTATTTTCTCCCTTTGCTCTTTTAAGGCTTCCCGACGTTTTTGTTCTTCTAACGTTTGTTGTCTTGCCTTTTCCAATTCTTTTTGCTGTTTCTTACGTTCTTCCTCATCGGTGGAGAATGCATAATAGCCTACACCATGCTGCCGTGCTTCATCGAAAAACACATCTTGATAATGTACATCggttttttccaaattttcctGTTCTTTGCGTTCCCAATTGACTTTTTGCTCCTCAAGTTTTGACATCGTGGAAAGGCCATCATTAAAAACTGAGGGTGGTGGTAGTGGTCCTATCatgtcgtcatcatcattatcttcCTTTTCCACCTGCAGTGATTTATTACCTACGGTATCTATCATCCAATTAGCTTTGGTTTGATCCAATCTTTCTGGCATACTGGCAGCCAATTGTTCATCTTTTCTTTTGGCTTCCGCCAAATCACGTTTTAAACAGGTACGAGTTCTGCCCAAACAATCAGTATATTCTACCCATTCATCGTCGGTATCATGATCACTATCGCTGCTATCATCACTGCAGCTATATGGTGTGTCTAAACTTGTTGAAACTTTCTGTGTTGCATCctcttgtttctttttattaaacattactaGACAATTATCATCGGAATTTAATTTTCCACCAGATTTCTGCATGCGTTCATAAAATTTAGCTTTTGCTTCTAAAACTTTTTGAGATTTTTCCAGCAATACCGAATCCTCATGCTCATAAACGGTGGCTTCCTTGtgattttctatttctttaacACGTTTCTTTTTGTCATTTTTCTTTGAGGAGGTATTGTCATCATAATCATTTGCTAattcgtttttttgtttatgggAGGTGTATTCCTCCTGTTTTTTACTGCTGGACGTTGCAGTTTGGGCCACTTTTGCTTTGTTCACTTCGGCCTGTTTGCGCAACAGTTCTGCTTTTAAACTAAGCAGCGAGGAAAGATTTACATTTATAACTTTATTGGGatcattcatttttattttttataataaattattcgttttttatcttttagagaaaattaaaCGTTTGCCACCAAAAAAACacggaaaacaaaacaaattttattttttcccctcaaaacagctgtttcatacTAGTGATGGTACATTGGcgataattttaaaactaagttaatgatatatataaagaaaactaaaatttccataaaacaaGTATCAAGAGGTGTCTTTATTGAATTTTCTGAAAAGAACTCTCGATAACTTCACCTTTCTATAGAAGAGTTTTTCGATaacttgaattttctataaaattttttggataatttgaattttctaagaatatttttcgataacttgattatatttttcaaaatttttcgataacttgaattttcaatataaaatttgtcgataacttgaattttctatagaacatatGTCGATAATTTGAATAGTCTAGACAACATTTTTCGATaacttgaattttctatagaaaatttttcggcAAATTAAACAATCTATACAAAATCTATACAAAACTTTCAATaactcaaattttctatagaacattttgcgataactttaaatttctatagaaaatttctataggaaatttttcaataacttgaaatttctatagaaaattttttaataactggAATTTTCCGATAACTTgcattttctatatagaatttTTCGATAACTTGAATATTCGatggaaaatttttcgataacttaaattttttataaaaaatttttcgtcttgaattttctatagaaaatttttcgataactgaaaatttttcaataatatgaatttttatagataattttcgataacatggattttctacagaaaattttcgataacttGAAATTTTCGTAGGAAATTTTTTGACAACttgattttcaatacaaaatgtttcgataacttgaattttctataaaaaatttttcaataacttgaattttcattaaaatttagcaataacttgaattttcataaaaaaattttgtgataactttaattttcatagaaaatttcgcgataacttgacttttctatagaaaaattttcgataacttgaattttttattcaaaatttttcgataactcattttttatataaaattatttaataacatgaattttccatatattttttcaataaatacatttttttagaaaattttcgataaaattaatttttttaaagaaaagttcgaTAACAAGAATTTATGATAGAAAATTTACAAGTAATATGTATAAAGTTTCTAATTATcgatataaatttaagtttctatagaaaagtcgacttttttcaaatacCAAAAACTCGACTTTTTCTTTCAGCTATACAACTCTGCACCGtttgttatctttttttttctctgaTTTGCCAATTTCTTTGACAGCTgacatttcttgttttttgtgtAGCATTTGGAGAATAAATTTTGTTCTGATTAAAAGGGatggtatttttttataattaatacttattttttatacatattattaaaaaaactacaaaaacaaaatatcataCACCCTAAAAAgccataattacaaaaaaagtgaaaataacataaaaacgtAAACGAaattaacagaaaaaacaacaaagaacaTAAggaacaaaaatcaatattttataaaatcaaaaggaaaaaaaacaaaaaaaaaatcactaaatactatagaaaattaaaagaaaaaacacaaagaaaacattaaaagatTAGTTTGTTTGgtgaataataaatattattatttaatttacaaggccattgcaaaaaaaaagcgttcataaacaccaaaaaaaagtgcaaaaatgtCTACAGCGGAAGCACCTCTGGTGCAATTGGAAGATGTTGATCTTATGAACCACTATAGTGATGATGATACAACAGAAAAATCAACATCAAACAAGCAACAATTAACCACCGAAGTTGAGGTAAGACAAAAAGATAAGAACACATTTTCAATGTAGATTTTCGTTGGcattctaataaaaaatatgaatattttgatGATAGGGAAGTAGTTAGTATGTTGGGATAAACATtgtcagtgttttttttttcaatgctttaaactttaaaatatgataACAAGGTGAAAGAGAATTTTTCTTACAACTTGAACTTTGAGCAGTAATGGCGAAGTTAAaaatctttgttgttttttatattattatgatgAAGTGATTAGTTTGAGCAGTTCTTAtggtttcataaaatttatcgataacatGTATTTTTAGTAATACATAATTTCAATGTTATCtatataaatttatgcaaaacatgaattttgtgaaaaaaatttatctctaacatgaagttttaaaagaaaatttatcgataacataagttttaatagaatatttatcgGATTGATatgaaaaccataaaaaattttaatatttttttaaatttcattcaaaaaattatCCATAACAATAACTTTAGCTTGAGAAAATATTCGATAActtgaaaattaaaagttatcgatttcgtaaatttttatagataactaaaataaacaaaaaaaaatcatttttattttttattaagaaattttcgataatttgtttatagaaaatttttcaattgctttaattttctatagaaaaatgatcgATTACATTAATTTTCgtagaaaaattatcgataacttcaattttctatagagaattatcGTTAACCTAAaatttccacataaaatttatcgataaccttaattttctataagaatttatcgattactttaatttgtttatacaacatttatcgataacttaaattttaaataaaaattattcaattatttaaacttGTATTAAAATGTATCGATGTAACttgaatcttttataaaaaattccgataacttgatttttttgaaaaaaaaaataaatcgataacatgaattttttataaaatgtatcgGTAACTTGAATTatcgttaatttttttaatagaaaatttttcgattgctttaatttaaaaaaaaatgtatcgataactttaattttctatagtataattATCGATAACTTCAATTTTCTACAGagaattatcattaatttttttattgaaaatttttcggttgcattgatttttgaaaaaaaaattatcgataacttcaattttctatagaataattaacgattactttaattttctgtataaaaaatatcgataatttaaattttctatagaaatttaacgTTAACCTAAAATTCCTAcataaaatttatcgataatctaaattttctataagaacttTTCGAtaacttaaattttctataagaatttatcgacaagtttaaattgtttataaagaatttatcgataacatgaattttccataaaaatgattcaatattttaaactttttataggaaatgtatgtagaaatgaattttttataaaaaaatgttcgataacttgaattttttataaaaatgtatcgataacttgaattttttataaaaatgtatcgataacttgaattttctcaagaaaattgttcaataatatatttttttataaaatgccaaatttttaaagaaaattttccgttaactttaattttcttagaaaaattgaTCGATAACATAAgttttctcaacaaaaattatcgataaccttaattttctttagaaaactttttgatatccttaattttctcaagaaaaatgttcaataacttaaattatataaagaaaaagtttcgataacttaaattttttatagaaaaattatcgataacttaaATGTTTCGTTAACAAAGACATTTCCGATATGTTTttcgttttcactcaaaaattcacTAAAGCGTTAGTCCAACACACATTCTTTAATTATCTCTCTGTCAGAGTCAGTAAAGTtcattgtttattaattaaaaatattgtttttttgcaatttctatttttatttaacattttgttgttgttaattattaatgttatttttttttcgtgttattattattattgtacaaTTTCCAATAGATAAACACTATTGGTCTCAACAAAAAGAAACGTAGAAAACCAAAGAATAACAAACAGCAGGAACAAATGCTCTTATCATTAAAAGACGACGACGAAGACGACGATGATGTCGACGACGACGACGCagaagatgatgacgatgaagaAGGTAATAATGAAGTAGTGAGTgtttcaaacaacaacaacaacattaacattGATGCAGCAGTGCAACAAACTGTTTTAGCATTTGAGGAACATGATTTTTTTGGCACCCACAATAATCAGTTATTAACAGAACCTACCTTTACACACAATGGTCATGTAAATACacgaacaacaacagcaacaactacaaatgTTAAACAACCTGTAAATGTAGCGATAGCAACAACCACGACTAGTACACCGACAAAGACAACGTCATTGCTTTTAAATACTCACGATACTAGTTTATTAACATCTCATTCACTGAGTAATGGAGGTGGTGGTGATGGTGAAGGTGGTGTCGGTGTTGGGGGCAGTGAATGCGACAACGATGTGAAAACAAATATAGATGATATTATTGAAAGTAGCAGTAGTAACAATAAGACCTCAAACAGTCAACAGCATTATAGTACTAGTAGTAATTCTCCACGTTCAGCCGCCGGTAATAGTCATACAAATTCACCTGCGTCTCGACGTCAACAAAATTACGCCACAGCAAACAATCCACATATAACAGCAgccgcaacaacaacaacaacaacaagctcGGTACCAAGATTATTTAGCAGTAACATATTACCATCACATTTACGTCAGGATTCGTATCATGATGATACAGATGAAATTTGTTTAGTTCCTGAAGTGGACTTTGAATGTTCAAGTATTATGGATCATAGCGGAGATAACAGGGAATCCCAACCATTGTTGGGTGGTGGTGGAGGCGCTGGTGGTAGTACGGGTAGTAGAGATCATTTTGATATGGCCTGTAATACATTTATGGGTaagttttgtcttttttttatttatttatttctgtttaatttatttaaaaagtttacatttattttaaagcaaagaAACCATAAAAATGCATGGTCTCTCTTATCtgctcatacatacatatatacaaatgtagttaagtacctacatacatatgtttttgttggttgtgttattgtttttagattttattagtATGTCAACAATTAATACATTTGTCTATAAcgcatttttttcctttttcttctatagaaaccATAGAATCTCATAGAGATAATAAACAGATTTTCAAagcaaattaaattgtttaaattattttgttatcttctcttttataaaaatatttaaagtttaattatacTTTGAGATTTGTTCTGGAAAAtggtaattttttgaaaaaatttcaataaaaacaaatagggGGAGGCTAACATGGAAATAGTTATTACATTTGATATGGTTAAGGGAGGAAATCAAGAGCTTAGCTTCCCAAAAAGCTGCCGGGCCGTATGACATCTTTACGACTTTTTTGCTGGATGGGGAAGGTAGTGGTTTTCCTACATCTGTTACAGATATTTACTGCATGCTTAAAAATGGCAaaatgcaagggtaatatttatatctAAACCAGGGAAACCTAGACTAACCTAAGTCCTATCGAtcgataagtcttacgtccttcctacgTAAAACTTTTGAACTTATAGTCGATAGTATGCTTAAAACCACTATACCAAACAAAGAACTCatttaaacatatataagaACGCCTTTTAGCTTTAAGCGAACTGTCCAAAAGCAGTGACACGTCATCAATATATACTGGATGTATTTAAAGGTTATACTTAAAgatcggacgtgcctgatcgcataGCAGACACAGTATAAGACCAACTTAAGCTAAACAGTAACATGTAACATATATTTATCATCTTTAATAGTGTGACGATAGTGGGACACAGTAGCTATTCTCGTCACAGCTTTCGCCAAAGTATCAGCAATGTTGTCCCCGTGTCCTTCGACACAAACATGGGTAATtgttgaatgtctcgccatttCATTAAGAGACGCTCGGCATTCTTGCACAAGTTTTAATGTAGAATATATACCGATCAAAGATTTAATGGAGGCTGTTAGATAGCTCATAGTATTAAAACCAATTTGATGTTCTTTTTATCCCCGAAATTGCAGCTTGTAAGATAGTACACTCATTGAGTCTAAGGGAGATTTTTGTTCCAAATTCCTCAATAAAAATGCCCCTGCCAACATCTTAACTTCTTTTTGATTGATCTGTGTAAATACAAAAACCAACAGCATTTAAAGGTGGGGGTTCCCACTGGACCGTAAATGTCTCGTTTTAAAAGGTTCCACAATACAAAAGTCATTAAAAACGTGTAGGTTTGGTGGGAGTTCTACGATCTTTGCATCTGTTTGAAGTGCTTAACCGGACTGCAGTATTTATTGCCAGTTGTCTAGCAAGAAGATCTGCATGTAGCCAGTCTAGAAGAGCAAACAATGCTTTACTGAACGTATTCCTAAGAACACCTGATATTAGAAGagctatctatttatttatctatctatctatctatctatctatctatctatctatctatctatctatctatctatctatctatctatctatctatctatctatctatctatctacctatctatctatctgtttatctatctgtttatctatctgtttatctatctgtttatctatctatatctatctatctatctatctatctatctatctatctatctatctatctatctatctatctatctatctatctatctatctatctatctatctatctatctatctatctatctatctatctatctatctatctatctatctatctatctatctatctatctatctatctatctatctatatatctatctatctatttagcTATCTTTTGTGAATGAAActgattaaattttgtttcgttCAAGTGCATTTAACACAACTGTCGGTATTATACTGTCGACAAGTGTATTTGTACTTAATTTTGTGTATACGTTTAACATTGTACTTGAATTGAAAGCAAAGACCTTTAGAAAAGTCTATATTTACtactaacaaaaaaatccaaTCAATTCATTATCCTAAGGAAGTGGGAGGACATAAatttaagataattaaaaaaaactactgaTTTAAAAACCTATTTTCATTTGAGTTAAAAGTAGaaataatacattttgttttggagaattttaaatagaactcttttttttcaaaaacccacctttaaattcaaaattttcattaaaactaaaGGCTTCTGAGTAATTATCGTAGAATAaaggatttatataaaaaacacttaaatcgcgtaaatgtttattaacgGTTGACATAGTTAAAACtacaactattttaaaaacctaaaaacaaCATTCTTAAAGTTggtaataacaaaaatgttcaattcaatttaatggtaaaattagcatttttaaggcgataaacaaaaaagaaactcCTATGGCTAGGCGGCGAACGATAAgagtttaaatataattgaaatttaaaacttacataaatttttaagcgGACAGTTAACACAATGACATTGAGCTTGTAATATATcccaaattaaaaaactatttatagtgGCAGCAGATTCTTgtgcataaatttttaaaatatctaaattttcaatatcttCATCGTCGCTGGTGGTTTGAAAACAATTCTTTTCATTACAATTGCAATCATAAATAGTTTCACGATTTTCATTAGATTGGAAATTGTCTAAACGTTGAGGATTTGGTAAAAATTGTAGAGAAATTTCGCTCATTTACATAGCTTTACGTATTAAGCTGAttagagtttttgttttataattttgtagaaattataaaattttttcaattttttttattgaaaatttaaaacaaaataaactaaaatttttgataattatttttaaatttctaaagaaaaatttaaaacaaaatgaaaactattGTTGCTAAACATTGAgtaaatttaatgtaaacatttaatacCGTATACGTTAACGTAACGTTACgtttaaacgaaaaaatattcattttagcAGAAAGCTACTTATTCCATTCTTAAATGACTCATTCATATTGtgaatgcaaataaaattttacgaacaAGTTGCTGAGgggaatgttttaaaatgagtaaaaaacgaataaaaattaatacttgTCCTAATCAAACATATCCtgttcaaaaagcttttttctacatttaaagcttttaacatTACTTTCATATTATGTGCAACCCCTAACAAACAATGTATTTGTGGTTATAGAGAAAAACACCTCTTGATGCTTATTATATTTTGTCCTTAGATCATAGTATGCCCGGGTAGCTCAGTCGGTAGAGCGTTGGACTTTTAATCCAACGGTCCAGGGTTCAAGTCCCTGCTCGGGCGTTacatctttttttctttagcaagcaaattaaattatatacttttc
This genomic window contains:
- the LOC111678242 gene encoding coiled-coil domain-containing protein 174 codes for the protein MNDPNKVINVNLSSLLSLKAELLRKQAEVNKAKVAQTATSSSKKQEEYTSHKQKNELANDYDDNTSSKKNDKKKRVKEIENHKEATVYEHEDSVLLEKSQKVLEAKAKFYERMQKSGGKLNSDDNCLVMFNKKKQEDATQKVSTSLDTPYSCSDDSSDSDHDTDDEWVEYTDCLGRTRTCLKRDLAEAKRKDEQLAASMPERLDQTKANWMIDTVGNKSLQVEKEDNDDDDMIGPLPPPSVFNDGLSTMSKLEEQKVNWERKEQENLEKTDVHYQDVFFDEARQHGVGYYAFSTDEEERKKQQKELEKARQQTLEEQKRREALKEQREKIIAERVLAAKNRQRARLGLPPLEKVEVNEKKENSEDKPAETKEERKARKKAEKLERKKLKEEEERERERQNHIRPWDKEKEGVALQNANNTQETEEDWQYKPEKEPMTQEQWNEYKRNERINEFAPPPTATNTTQDKPLKRTNFKSSSSNLYPNTNYNNVPPPEIDSGFSKYQSSKKSKTFKRRSYAETTQTLEEDSPSTSKTGVCIPPPSNLEDFPLPSHNKKPKTSYELEKSIEAGLRFLRNNCDKEMPATKSSWTAKADY